The Chryseobacterium glaciei DNA window CGGCGGCTTCAAAGGCTGCAAAATTTTGGATTGATAAAGGTGGTTTTAAAACAACAATCATCAATACTGAAAAATTAGGGCATACGCACTTTATATTTAATGTAGAATCTCATAAACTGCTTAATTTTTTTAACTTCAATTTAAAGAAAAAACTGATTGAAGCTACCAACGACATCACGGCAAACATGAGAAATCGCGGCGGAGGAATTTTAGATATAAAATTGGTTGATAAAACCGCTGAAATGCCCAATTATTACCAGCTTAAAGCAAGTTTTGACACGGTAGATTCAATGGGTGCGAATTTTATTAATTCTTGTCTTGAACAGTTCGGGAAAACGTTGAAGCAAGAAGTTGCAACAAGCGAATCTTTCACGCAGGAAGAGAAAAATACATTACAGATTGTGATGAATATTCTTTCTAATTTTACACCGGATTGTATCGTAAGAGCTGAGGTTTCTTGCAAAATTGAAGACTTAAAAGACGACAGCGGAATTTCCAATGAAGAATTTGCAAGAAAATTCAAACAGGCGGTCACAATTGCTGAAATTGAACCTTTCCGTGCAACAACTCATAACAAAGGCGTGATGAATGGAGTAGATGCTGTGGTAATCGCGACCGGAAATGATTTCAGAGCAACCGAAGCTTGTGCCCATGCCTATGCTGCAAGAGATGGACAATACAGATCGTTGACACATTGTACAACAGATAACGGAATTTTCAGATTTTGGATTGATCTTCCAATTTCTGTGGGAGTTGTGGGAGGTTTAACGAATCTTCATCCTTTGGTAAAATTCTCTTTAGCTTTGCTTGGTAAGCCTTCTGCCCAGGAATTGATGAGTATTTTGGCGGTTTCTGGTTTGGCTCAAAACTTTGGAGCGTTACGTTCTTTGGTGACGACAGGAATTCAAAAAGGTCATATGAAAATGCATTTATTCAATATCCTAAATCAAATGGGAGCTACGGAAGAAGAAAAGCAGCATTTTGTGATATATTTTAAAGATAAAACGGTTACGCACCACGAAGTTATCAACGAATTTAATAGATTAAGAAACAAATAATGCTGCAAATTGCTTTACCAATTCTGTTTATCATATTCGGAATATTTTTAAAGAAAACAAATAATCCGGGTTTTAGAAGTTCAAAGAAATTCGCCATTATGTTTATTATTTTGGGGGTTTCTACTTTGGTAGCCAGATTTATTACCCTTTACTTAAAATCTAAGTAATGAGAAGTAAAATTTTATTCTTTTTGCTTATTTCCGGTTTAAGTTTTTCACAACAGAAAAATGTAAAAATAAACGATTTAAAACCGAAGACTGAAGATTCTGTTTTTCCGTTGGTTTCTTATTCTGAAAACCCTAGAGTCGAAAATAAAATCAATACTTTTTTGCAGGTTGATCAATTAGAATATATCCTGGGAGCAGAAGGAAATCCTTTTAAGCTGGTTTCTGCGGGAAAAACGTCATACTCCAATTATGTTTATTTTTACAGTTGGGAGAAATTAGAAACTCCTAAAAATATTTTAAGTATTGCATTAGACGGT harbors:
- a CDS encoding hydroxymethylglutaryl-CoA reductase, degradative, producing MNHKPVEGFSKLTKQGKIDWLVTEYLEGNEEYQNILKQYWNENADLQKLHDEFSENTISNFYMPYGIAPNFLIDGKLFALPMAVEESSVVAAASKAAKFWIDKGGFKTTIINTEKLGHTHFIFNVESHKLLNFFNFNLKKKLIEATNDITANMRNRGGGILDIKLVDKTAEMPNYYQLKASFDTVDSMGANFINSCLEQFGKTLKQEVATSESFTQEEKNTLQIVMNILSNFTPDCIVRAEVSCKIEDLKDDSGISNEEFARKFKQAVTIAEIEPFRATTHNKGVMNGVDAVVIATGNDFRATEACAHAYAARDGQYRSLTHCTTDNGIFRFWIDLPISVGVVGGLTNLHPLVKFSLALLGKPSAQELMSILAVSGLAQNFGALRSLVTTGIQKGHMKMHLFNILNQMGATEEEKQHFVIYFKDKTVTHHEVINEFNRLRNK